ATATATTGGAATTAAAAGGCAGTAACAACTATCATATAATACTTTGCAGAAATGTTTTGATATATTTTAGTGATGAAAATATCAAAAAGACTTTGAATAACTTAATAAATAATCATTTAACCGATAATGGCTACTTGTTTGTAGCACCGGGGGAATTTGCCTTGCTACAAAGGTTTGGTTTTCCCATATATGTAGATTCGGATGTAACATATTTCTGTAAAGATGCAAAATTAAATCTTCAAAAGAGTATTACGTCGCATAAAACAACTGCTCCTAAAAAATATTCATTTGACTTCAAAAAAACTTTCAATTCACTCTTAATGCAAAGAAAATATGAAAGTGCAAAAAACCTTCTAAAAAATATAGAAAAACAAGCTCAAGAAGAGCCACAATCTAAAAAAGAATTAAAATTATCAAATATTAAACTTTTAAT
This genomic stretch from Deferrivibrio essentukiensis harbors:
- a CDS encoding CheR family methyltransferase, which gives rise to ILELKGSNNYHIILCRNVLIYFSDENIKKTLNNLINNHLTDNGYLFVAPGEFALLQRFGFPIYVDSDVTYFCKDAKLNLQKSITSHKTTAPKKYSFDFKKTFNSLLMQRKYESAKNLLKNIEKQAQEEPQSKKELKLSNIKLLIAQNKIGEISESDLKELSNDEKFFILGLKNYINKDYAKAVDYFRKATYLKDDLIYNYFQAVALFNLQDLINAKRIFTNINSFTKIESRFYDIFDEQILKKTALSFSSALQRRQP